Proteins from one Malaya genurostris strain Urasoe2022 chromosome 2, Malgen_1.1, whole genome shotgun sequence genomic window:
- the LOC131428625 gene encoding uncharacterized protein LOC131428625 — protein MCDNGSNFVGAKRELDELRRTFLSQQSQQSILSEAADSGLEFRFIPPRTPNFGGLWEADVKSMKQHLRRVIGLKILTPDELQTVLAQIESCLNSRPLTPLSNDPSDFEALTPGHFLIQRPLTAIPEPALREVPEPRLSRWQRVQECLQHIWDKWSTQ, from the coding sequence ATGTGTGACAATGGCAGCAATTTTGTTGGTGCCAAACGAGAACTCGACGAGCTTCGCAGAACCTTTTTATCGCAGCAATCTCAGCAATCAATCTTATCTGAAGCAGCGGATTCCGGTCTGGAATTCCGTTTTATACCACCAAGAACTCCGAACTTTGGTGGTCTGTGGGAGGCTGATGTAAAATCAATGAAGCAGCACCTGCGAAGAGTCATTGGTTTGAAAATCCTAACCCCGGATGAGTTGCAGACAGTCCTGGCGCAGATTGAGTCCTGTTTAAACTCGAGACCACTTACGCCGTTGAGTAACGATCCATCAGACTTTGAAGCGTTGACGCCCGGGCATTTCTTGATACAACGCCCGCTAACCGCTATACCAGAGCCAGCCCTCCGCGAAGTTCCGGAACCCCGATTATCACGATGGCAACGAGTACAGGAATGTCTACAGCATATCTGGGATAAATGGTCTacacaataa